The Clostridia bacterium genome window below encodes:
- the fba gene encoding class II fructose-bisphosphate aldolase (catalyzes the reversible aldol condensation of dihydroxyacetonephosphate and glyceraldehyde 3-phosphate in the Calvin cycle, glycolysis, and/or gluconeogenesis) yields MPLVSMRQLLDEAAKGGYGVGAFNVNNMEQIQSIMEAARETKSPVIIQASRGARSYSQDKFLYHLMLAAAELYPEIPLVMHLDHGNSVETCKSAIDLGFTSVMMDGSLMPDGKTPSSMDYNVKVTREVVEMAHAKGVTVEGEIGVLGGIEDGHGAGGTGLEHVTDPDQAVEFVAKTGLDALAIAIGTSHGAYKFSRKPDGAVLKMDVLLAIHKQLPHVHLVMHGSSSVPKELQDIINQYGGKLNPTWGVPVEEIQLGIRNGVRKINVDTDNRLAITGAIRKVFVETPEKFDPRDYLKPAREAMKKVVAERMVQFGQAGHAGDYKPISLSEMAKKYATAAAAK; encoded by the coding sequence ATGCCCCTAGTCTCAATGCGGCAACTGCTCGATGAAGCGGCCAAAGGCGGATATGGCGTCGGCGCTTTCAACGTCAACAATATGGAACAGATCCAATCAATCATGGAGGCCGCTCGGGAAACGAAGTCGCCGGTAATCATCCAGGCAAGCCGGGGCGCGCGCAGCTATTCGCAGGACAAGTTCCTGTATCACCTGATGTTGGCTGCGGCAGAACTGTATCCGGAGATCCCGCTTGTCATGCATCTGGACCACGGCAATAGCGTGGAGACTTGCAAGTCTGCCATCGACCTTGGTTTCACCAGCGTGATGATGGATGGCTCGCTGATGCCGGATGGCAAAACTCCCTCAAGCATGGATTACAACGTCAAGGTGACGCGTGAAGTCGTCGAGATGGCGCACGCGAAGGGTGTGACCGTCGAGGGCGAGATCGGCGTACTGGGCGGAATCGAAGACGGGCATGGCGCTGGCGGCACCGGCCTGGAACACGTAACCGATCCCGACCAGGCAGTGGAGTTCGTGGCGAAGACAGGACTGGATGCGCTGGCAATCGCGATCGGCACCAGCCACGGCGCTTACAAGTTCTCGCGCAAGCCCGACGGCGCTGTGTTGAAGATGGATGTACTGCTGGCGATTCACAAGCAACTGCCGCACGTTCACCTCGTTATGCACGGCTCATCGAGCGTGCCGAAGGAGTTGCAGGACATCATCAACCAGTACGGCGGCAAGCTGAATCCGACTTGGGGCGTTCCGGTGGAAGAAATCCAACTCGGCATCCGTAACGGCGTTCGCAAGATCAACGTGGATACGGATAACCGGTTGGCGATTACGGGCGCGATCCGCAAGGTATTCGTGGAGACGCCGGAGAAGTTCGACCCGCGCGACTACCTGAAGCCGGCCCGCGAAGCGATGAAGAAAGTTGTGGCGGAGCGCATGGTGCAGTTTGGCCAGGCCGGTCATGCAGGAGACTACAAACCGATCTCGTTGTCTGAGATGGCGAAAAAGTACGCGACGGCAGCAGCGGCGAAGTAG
- a CDS encoding VOC family protein, which yields MARVTGIGGIFIKARDAAGLAAWYTQHLGIAMKPGEGAAFFWPDDPQTDGGMSVFSAFPQDSKYFDPSPSQFMINFRVDDLDALLAKLESGRVAIDPKREEAEYGRFAWIYDPAGNKVELWEPPKTKK from the coding sequence ATGGCACGTGTCACAGGAATCGGTGGCATCTTCATCAAGGCGCGCGACGCCGCAGGGCTCGCCGCGTGGTATACCCAGCATCTCGGCATCGCCATGAAGCCCGGCGAAGGCGCAGCCTTTTTCTGGCCTGACGACCCGCAAACGGACGGCGGCATGAGCGTCTTCTCCGCGTTCCCGCAGGATTCCAAATACTTCGACCCCAGCCCATCGCAGTTCATGATCAACTTCCGCGTAGACGATCTCGACGCCCTACTCGCGAAACTAGAGTCCGGGCGCGTCGCCATCGATCCAAAGCGCGAGGAAGCCGAGTATGGACGCTTCGCCTGGATCTACGACCCGGCAGGCAATAAGGTTGAGCTCTGGGAACCGCCGAAAACAAAGAAGTGA
- the rph gene encoding ribonuclease PH, producing the protein MIYRSDNRTSDQMRPVKITPEFIATAEGSCLIEVGNTRVICTASVEESVPHWMRNSGKGWITSEYGMLPRATLTRTARESSKGRQGGRTHEIQRLIGRSMRAVVDLRRLGERTIWIDCDVIQADGGTRTASISGAFVALSLAMQKLVDAGTLKQIPLRDYVAATSVGIVDGEVMLDLAYEEDARAEVDMNFVMTGGGRFIELQATAEQVPFTDEQLAKMISTARLGLAQLIELEREALSGMKLG; encoded by the coding sequence ATGATCTATCGCTCCGACAATCGCACGTCCGACCAGATGCGCCCCGTCAAGATCACCCCCGAATTCATTGCCACCGCCGAAGGCTCTTGCCTCATCGAGGTTGGCAACACGCGCGTCATCTGCACAGCGAGCGTCGAAGAGAGCGTGCCGCACTGGATGCGCAACTCCGGCAAGGGCTGGATCACCTCTGAGTACGGCATGTTGCCACGCGCCACCCTCACCCGCACTGCGCGTGAAAGTTCCAAAGGCCGACAGGGCGGACGCACGCACGAGATCCAGCGCCTCATCGGGCGCTCCATGCGGGCGGTCGTTGATTTGCGTCGATTGGGCGAGCGCACCATCTGGATCGACTGCGACGTCATCCAGGCCGACGGCGGCACTCGCACGGCGTCCATCAGCGGGGCCTTCGTCGCACTCTCGCTGGCGATGCAGAAACTCGTGGACGCCGGCACGCTCAAGCAGATACCTCTCCGCGACTACGTAGCGGCCACCAGTGTCGGCATCGTTGACGGCGAGGTCATGCTGGACCTGGCGTATGAAGAGGATGCCCGCGCCGAAGTGGACATGAACTTCGTCATGACCGGCGGCGGACGCTTTATTGAACTTCAGGCCACAGCCGAGCAGGTTCCCTTCACCGACGAACAGCTCGCCAAAATGATCTCCACCGCCCGCCTCGGACTTGCTCAGTTGATCGAACTCGAGCGTGAGGCGCTCAGCGGAATGAAGCTCGGCTGA
- the murI gene encoding glutamate racemase, with protein MSTSTSNSSSATNSAVSELRSIDRHLIDRRHRIAVFDSGVGGLTVLRAIAAIIPNADYLYFGDTARLPYGSKSRETVARYAIGAARFLEQQKPDILVIGCNTACALALYDVRSAVDIPVIGVIDPGAERAAEVSRSREAVVIGTEATISTHAYQRALAKRGFATHEKACPLFVALVEEGWTDHPVTEHVARIYLAEALGSASAHTDVLVLGCTHYPLIRSLLRRVVPANIEIVDSAEATAQAVADELDALDGVGQAPRSAPDSPDGTEPPSPAAPTFHFYVTDSAEKFSRMAPLFLGHPIENVEHVDLGG; from the coding sequence GTGAGTACATCGACCAGCAACTCCTCGTCAGCGACTAACTCCGCCGTAAGCGAACTTCGTTCCATTGATCGCCATTTAATTGATCGTCGGCATCGCATCGCCGTCTTTGACTCCGGCGTCGGTGGGCTTACCGTTTTGCGCGCCATTGCGGCCATCATCCCTAATGCCGACTATCTTTACTTCGGCGACACCGCGCGCCTTCCTTACGGCAGCAAGTCGCGCGAAACCGTGGCGCGCTATGCCATCGGCGCAGCCCGCTTTCTTGAACAGCAGAAACCGGACATCCTCGTTATCGGGTGCAACACGGCGTGCGCGCTCGCTTTGTACGACGTGCGTTCCGCCGTGGACATCCCAGTTATTGGCGTCATAGATCCGGGCGCCGAGCGCGCAGCCGAAGTCAGCCGGTCGCGCGAAGCAGTCGTTATCGGCACCGAAGCAACGATCAGCACGCACGCTTACCAGCGCGCGCTCGCCAAGCGCGGCTTCGCCACGCATGAAAAAGCCTGCCCACTCTTCGTCGCGCTTGTCGAAGAGGGGTGGACCGATCACCCCGTCACCGAACACGTCGCACGCATCTATCTCGCCGAAGCATTGGGCTCCGCCTCCGCCCACACAGACGTGCTCGTACTCGGCTGCACCCATTACCCGCTCATCCGCAGCCTTCTTCGCCGCGTCGTTCCCGCTAACATCGAGATCGTTGACTCCGCCGAAGCTACGGCCCAGGCCGTCGCCGACGAACTCGACGCGCTCGATGGCGTGGGACAAGCGCCCCGCTCAGCACCAGACTCGCCAGATGGCACAGAGCCGCCCTCGCCTGCCGCTCCCACGTTCCACTTCTACGTAACTGACTCCGCAGAAAAGTTCAGCCGCATGGCCCCGCTCTTCCTCGGCCACCCGATCGAGAATGTGGAGCACGTAGACCTCGGCGGCTGA
- a CDS encoding GerMN domain-containing protein, with amino-acid sequence MIPRHLQIALILMLLVAFGLGFYALQLKRRAEQTQQQADTRPVAPPVAGPTEPVTLWVAYDDEGVLRQRTVQIALPPEPAERARQALRALFAAYLEKPSPHSLGDGADVKDVYLVNDTTAVIDTNAAFADAHRSGVLVEELTVISMLQTFASALPKVTRVKILVDGHERETLAGHADLKAFYDLPTINQLAREMQ; translated from the coding sequence ATGATTCCTCGGCACCTTCAGATCGCGCTCATCCTCATGTTGCTGGTCGCGTTCGGACTCGGCTTTTACGCGTTACAACTTAAGCGACGCGCCGAGCAGACGCAGCAACAGGCGGACACGCGTCCCGTCGCGCCGCCCGTTGCCGGGCCGACCGAGCCGGTTACGCTCTGGGTCGCCTATGATGATGAAGGAGTGCTGCGCCAAAGAACGGTTCAAATCGCGCTTCCGCCCGAACCGGCCGAGCGAGCACGACAAGCTCTCCGCGCACTCTTCGCGGCTTATTTGGAGAAGCCTTCCCCGCACTCATTAGGCGATGGAGCAGACGTGAAAGACGTGTACCTGGTCAACGACACTACGGCCGTCATCGACACCAACGCGGCCTTCGCGGACGCGCACCGTTCCGGCGTGCTTGTTGAGGAACTAACGGTTATCTCCATGTTGCAAACCTTTGCCAGCGCGCTCCCCAAGGTCACGCGCGTCAAAATTCTTGTAGACGGACACGAGAGAGAAACGCTCGCCGGCCACGCCGATCTCAAAGCCTTTTACGATCTGCCCACCATCAACCAGCTGGCACGGGAGATGCAGTGA